Within Carnobacterium sp. CP1, the genomic segment GTACTAACAGTCAAATTATTTATTAATTAAATAAACTTAATAAAGTTTGAATCGTACCATTTTCGAATAATATATAAATTCCTAAACCAATAAACACGATAGGAACAATGATTCGTTCATATTTTTCTAACGTTTCGGAAACAAAGGAAATTTTGGCTAATTTATAACTGACATAGCAAAGAACCGCAACAGAGATAGCAAATACGATTAAAGTAATAACAATTTCTGAAACAGCTAACGAAGTAAAGTAGGGAATATAAATACCTAAATTATCGCCACCTGACGCAATGGTTATTAAGGCGACCGTCCAAAATAACCGACTGGTTCCTCTAGATTCTAGCTTTTCAACGACTTCCTCTTCTTCTTCCTCCTCTTCGCCTATCACAGCGACACGGATACCTAAATAAATTGGAATTAATCCAAGAAGTCCAATGATCCAATCTTGCGGAATAAAATTCAGCACATAAGCAGCAAACAAACTTACAGCTACCAAAATGCCTGTACCAAGATATTGACCCCAAAAAATGTGACGAATACCTTTTTGTGTGTGACTTTGAGAAAAGATAATTAGCAAGATAAACAAATAATCAATGCTGGTAGAAATGTAAACAGCGATAGCTGAAAAAATACTTTGTAACAAAATAACTTCCTCCAAACTAAGATTTCATAGATAGATTATCTGATAACTTTAAAAAAACACGAATAGCGGAAAGAGTGTCTTCATTCGCTAAAGAGTAATAAACTACTTTTCCATCTTGACGTGATTTTGCCATTCCATGTTTTTTTAAAAAGCGTAAATGGTGTGACGTTGTAGCGACACTAGCAGTAAGTATTTCTGCTAAATCACATACACACATTTCCTTATAGGTTTCTAAAGCATAGAAAATTTTAATTCTAGAAGAATCGCTGAAACATTTCCCTAACACAAGTAAGTTTGAAAAATCTTTTTGATCTAATTTATTTTTTATTACATTTACTTTTTCTTTATGTACGATAGTCACTTGGCAAACTTTTTCCATTCATCTCACCTCACATTCAAACGATTATTTGAATGAAGTATATCTATTTGATCACTCGTTTGTCAATCTACCTTAATTCCAATACGCTATTATAAACAATTAAAAAGGCTATCGTTTACAAGTGTCTATTAATTAAAATGAATTCTTTTTTTTATATTTAAAGAATCCCCCTGCCAAAAAGGCAAAGGGGGATTTTTTGTTTTGCCCGAAAAAAGTAGACGGTTATTCCGTCGTTTTTCGGGCCTGTTCACGAAGAACCTTTTCAGCCTAAAGGCGAAAAAAGGGACAGAGTGAACAGAGGGTTTTTAGCCTCGCAGAGACCACACTTTACGTCGTAAAGTATAGTGGGTTATACTTTACATGGAAGTTAAACCGGTTAAAGACCAAATGAAAACTTCAAAGAAATAAGGTTCTGTATACACGTTTTTAAGCAATTTCATGTATTAAAGTAAACACACTTGCAAGTACACGTATACGTGTACTTGCAAGTGTGTTTTTGAGTTTAATTTAAAAAAGTATCTATATATTTTGCTAATTCTTCACTAGTTAAAACTAAACCCAAGCCAATCATAGTAACAAATATATTTAAATCAAAAAATAATGATCCTAGAATAACGATTCCCATACCCAAAATCATAATTTCATCTTCGTAATTATGTTTGATTTTTATTTTTCTTTGCATTTTCTTATCTCCTTTTATAAGTTCATCTAATGAAATTTCATACAATTCGCTAATAGAGATTAAACTTTCTATATCGGGAAGTGTTTTTCCGTTTTCCCAGTTAGAAATTGTTTGTCTTGAAACAAACAATTTTTCTGCTACTTCTTCCTGTGTAAGGTTTAATTTTTTTCTCTTTTCTTTAATAGATTCATGAAATTTCATAGGAATACCTCCTTACTACAAACAATAGCTACTCCATTTTCTATTGTCTGTCAAAGTTCTTTTACAAATAGAAAAATCGTACCATTTATATCATTCATTATGAAATATAACCAGTATTAGTACAATCAACTAGTTACATCGTTTTTTCTCCCTCGTCATTCTAAAGGATTTTATATCGAAACAAATAAACTTAACTTCCGTTATACATAAGGGATCAATTTTTTTACACCTGTTAAACTTAGCAACAGAAACAAAAGTCTTTTAAAAGTCTTTTAAAAGGTTTATACTGATTTTAGATAAAGGAGAGGATTTATATGGCCATGAAAATATTAGATATTCCAACATCTTCTATTTCCGAAGTAAAACGATCTCCTATGGAGATCTTTCAAAGAGCAGATAAAGAAGCTGCTGGGGTCTATGTCTTTAATCGAGAAAAAGTAGCTGGAGTCATGTTGACACAAAATCAATACGAATCACTCAATAAAGAAGTCGATGGATTATATGATCAAATTGCTGATTTAATCGCTGAAAAAAGGCTGCTGAACGAAAAAGTCGCTACTTTTTCTGATAGTGAAGTACGTGGAGAAATCGCAAACGAACGACCTACTATCGACGAAGATGATGGGTGGGAGTAAAGTTTGCACCAAATAGAATGGACAGAATACTCAAGAGAAGATTACGACAAGCTTGACGGCAGCCAAAAAGTTTTTGTTGATAAAGCCCTTAATCGCATTAAATTACGTGGTATGGGCGCTGGTCAGCCGTTACATGGCGCCTTAGCACAATGCAATAAGTTGAAAAACAAGAAAATGGGGCTTCGTGTCATTTTTAGAGAAGTAAAAGG encodes:
- a CDS encoding CadD family cadmium resistance transporter, coding for MLQSIFSAIAVYISTSIDYLFILLIIFSQSHTQKGIRHIFWGQYLGTGILVAVSLFAAYVLNFIPQDWIIGLLGLIPIYLGIRVAVIGEEEEEEEEVVEKLESRGTSRLFWTVALITIASGGDNLGIYIPYFTSLAVSEIVITLIVFAISVAVLCYVSYKLAKISFVSETLEKYERIIVPIVFIGLGIYILFENGTIQTLLSLFN
- a CDS encoding ArsR/SmtB family transcription factor, translated to MEKVCQVTIVHKEKVNVIKNKLDQKDFSNLLVLGKCFSDSSRIKIFYALETYKEMCVCDLAEILTASVATTSHHLRFLKKHGMAKSRQDGKVVYYSLANEDTLSAIRVFLKLSDNLSMKS
- a CDS encoding helix-turn-helix domain-containing protein, which produces MKFHESIKEKRKKLNLTQEEVAEKLFVSRQTISNWENGKTLPDIESLISISELYEISLDELIKGDKKMQRKIKIKHNYEDEIMILGMGIVILGSLFFDLNIFVTMIGLGLVLTSEELAKYIDTFLN
- a CDS encoding type II toxin-antitoxin system RelE family toxin: MHQIEWTEYSREDYDKLDGSQKVFVDKALNRIKLRGMGAGQPLHGALAQCNKLKNKKMGLRVIFREVKGKVEVIQVVVIGKRDNEAVYKIAENRIK